In a genomic window of Streptococcus oralis subsp. tigurinus:
- a CDS encoding PLP-dependent aminotransferase family protein, translating to MKKESKYQAVVSFLKKGIESGKFPTGSRLPSIRQLSQDFHCSKDTIQRALLELRHEQYLYAKPQSGYYVLEQGQHQDLEIEVTDEHASAYDDFRLCVNETLIGRENYLFNYYDNQEGLEELRQSVHQLLFDQSLYCKPDQLVLTSGTQQALFILSQINFPSEGAEILVEQPTYHRMNRLLVAQGLTYQTIERRIDGIDLEELEKQFKSGKIKFFYTIPRFHYPLGHSYSDQEKRVILNLANQYGVYIVEDDYLGDLDPRKGQTFHYLDTEDRVIYIKSFSTSLFPALRITALILPNALKEAFVSYKNILDYDSNLIMQKALSLYIDSQLFEKNRLARLTLQENYQAQIKEVLEKNTCPLPHYPLHDGLLLDLRHYPKIASLKHSSLKLDFFEKAYLDACPYQFAKVTLENLEELLEYIKAELD from the coding sequence ATGAAGAAAGAAAGTAAATACCAAGCAGTTGTTTCCTTTCTAAAAAAAGGAATCGAATCAGGAAAATTCCCAACAGGTAGCCGACTTCCCTCTATCCGTCAACTGAGCCAAGACTTCCACTGTAGCAAGGATACTATCCAACGAGCCCTATTGGAATTACGCCATGAACAATACCTCTATGCCAAACCCCAAAGTGGCTACTATGTTCTGGAACAAGGACAGCACCAAGACTTGGAAATCGAAGTCACTGACGAACACGCCAGTGCCTATGACGACTTCCGACTCTGTGTCAATGAAACCCTGATAGGTCGAGAAAACTACCTCTTCAACTACTATGATAACCAAGAAGGACTTGAGGAACTCAGACAATCTGTCCATCAACTCCTCTTTGACCAGTCTCTCTACTGCAAACCCGACCAACTGGTTCTAACATCTGGTACCCAGCAAGCTCTCTTTATCCTTTCTCAGATTAACTTTCCGAGCGAGGGAGCTGAGATTTTGGTCGAACAGCCGACCTATCACCGAATGAACCGCCTCTTGGTCGCTCAGGGATTAACCTACCAGACCATTGAACGCCGTATTGATGGTATTGACCTTGAAGAACTGGAAAAACAGTTCAAATCTGGGAAAATCAAGTTTTTCTATACCATTCCTCGCTTCCACTATCCCCTAGGTCATTCCTACTCTGATCAGGAAAAAAGGGTTATTCTGAATCTAGCAAACCAGTATGGTGTTTACATCGTAGAGGATGACTATCTAGGGGACCTAGATCCTAGAAAGGGCCAAACCTTCCACTATCTGGATACAGAGGATCGCGTCATTTATATCAAGTCCTTCTCAACCAGCCTCTTTCCAGCCCTTCGTATCACAGCTCTCATTCTCCCAAATGCTCTAAAAGAGGCCTTTGTTTCCTACAAAAATATCCTGGACTATGACAGCAATCTTATCATGCAAAAGGCTCTTTCTCTTTACATCGATAGCCAGTTATTTGAAAAAAATCGATTGGCCAGACTGACCCTTCAAGAGAACTATCAAGCTCAGATTAAGGAAGTACTTGAAAAAAATACCTGTCCCTTGCCCCACTATCCTCTACACGATGGCCTTCTGCTTGATTTGAGACACTATCCTAAGATTGCCAGTTTGAAACACAGCTCACTCAAACTAGACTTTTTTGAGAAGGCTTATTTGGACGCCTGTCCTTATCAGTTCGCCAAAGTCACTCTTGAAAATCTAGAAGAGCTATTAGAATACATAAAAGCAGAGTTAGATTAA
- the budA gene encoding acetolactate decarboxylase, whose protein sequence is MDRKVQEPVKLFQYNTLGALMAGLYGGTMTVGELLEHGDLGLGTLDSIDGELIVLDGKAYQAKGSGQMPEIVEVAADALIPYAAVVPHQAEVIFRQRFEMTDKELEKRIESYYDGENLFRSIKIHGEFSQMHVRMIPKSTPDTKFADVATHQPEYSRENVSGTIVGFWTPEIFHGVSVAGYHLHFISDDLTFGGHVMDFVIKEGMIEVGAVDQLDQRFPVQDRQYLFAKFNVDEMKKDIDKSE, encoded by the coding sequence ATGGATAGAAAAGTGCAGGAACCAGTAAAATTATTTCAATACAATACTCTAGGTGCCCTAATGGCAGGTCTCTATGGCGGAACCATGACAGTGGGAGAATTGCTGGAACATGGTGACCTCGGCTTGGGAACTTTGGATTCGATTGATGGGGAGTTGATTGTCCTTGATGGCAAGGCATATCAAGCCAAGGGATCTGGTCAAATGCCTGAAATCGTTGAAGTCGCAGCAGATGCTCTTATTCCCTATGCAGCAGTGGTCCCCCATCAGGCAGAAGTGATTTTTCGTCAGCGTTTTGAGATGACAGATAAGGAATTGGAAAAGCGAATTGAGTCCTACTATGATGGGGAAAATCTTTTTCGTTCCATCAAGATTCATGGCGAATTTTCACAAATGCACGTACGGATGATTCCCAAATCCACACCTGATACCAAGTTTGCTGATGTCGCGACTCACCAACCTGAATATAGCCGTGAAAATGTATCGGGAACCATTGTTGGATTTTGGACACCGGAGATTTTCCATGGGGTGAGTGTTGCAGGCTACCATTTGCATTTTATCTCAGATGACTTGACCTTTGGTGGGCATGTGATGGACTTTGTTATCAAAGAAGGAATGATCGAGGTTGGGGCAGTCGACCAGTTGGACCAACGTTTTCCAGTCCAAGATCGCCAGTATTTATTTGCGAAATTTAACGTTGACGAGATGAAGAAAGATATTGATAAGTCAGAATAG
- a CDS encoding YhfC family intramembrane metalloprotease produces MTVHIILTMVALVLILVSGTWYAKKRFKISLAVMGLGAIAFFVSSQVLEKMVHLLVLHPQKDGTILLAQEHPFLYVLYGIAMAALFEETARFIFFKWLEKKRKLEDRDALAYGLGHGGLEMLYLGMGSLISLLILFSLLQSSNSDAANLLTKSTLETVQSLSAWQVYLLGVERVLALVLQISLTVWVYQSVRQKKWIYLVAAYGLHALFDLAPALSQVGWITNPLLVEFILLAELIALVWLTKSTFWKKS; encoded by the coding sequence ATGACAGTACATATTATCCTTACCATGGTTGCTTTGGTTCTCATTCTAGTAAGTGGAACTTGGTATGCCAAAAAACGGTTTAAAATCTCTCTTGCAGTGATGGGCTTAGGGGCAATCGCATTTTTTGTTTCTTCTCAAGTGTTAGAGAAGATGGTTCACCTTCTGGTACTTCATCCGCAAAAAGACGGAACCATTTTACTCGCGCAGGAGCATCCTTTCTTATACGTCCTTTATGGGATCGCTATGGCAGCCCTCTTTGAAGAGACGGCCCGTTTTATCTTTTTTAAATGGTTGGAGAAAAAGAGAAAGTTGGAAGATAGAGATGCTTTGGCTTATGGTTTAGGACATGGAGGTTTGGAGATGCTCTACCTCGGAATGGGAAGTTTGATTAGCCTTTTGATCCTCTTTTCACTCCTACAATCTTCAAACTCTGATGCGGCGAATCTTCTTACAAAGAGTACATTAGAAACAGTTCAGTCTCTATCAGCATGGCAGGTCTATCTACTAGGAGTTGAGCGTGTCCTTGCTCTGGTTCTCCAAATTAGCCTTACTGTCTGGGTCTATCAAAGTGTCCGTCAAAAGAAATGGATCTATCTCGTTGCTGCCTATGGTTTGCATGCTTTGTTTGACTTAGCTCCAGCTCTATCTCAAGTGGGATGGATTACAAATCCACTTCTAGTTGAGTTCATTCTTCTCGCAGAACTTATAGCTCTTGTCTGGCTAACAAAATCTACATTTTGGAAAAAATCATAA
- the murB gene encoding UDP-N-acetylmuramate dehydrogenase has translation MTLVTKIQEQLEGIDIRFKEPLKLYTYTKVGGRADYLVLPRNRYEMARVVQFANQENIPWMVLGNASNIIVREGGIRGFVILCDKLNNVSVDGYTIEAEAGANLIETTRIALRHSLTGFEFACGIPGSVGGAVFMNAGAYGGEIAHILQSCQILTKEGEIETLSAKELAFGYRHSAVQDSGAVVLSAKFALSPGNHQVIKQEMDRLTHLRELKQPLEYPSCGSVFKRPVGHFAGQLISEAGLKGYRIGGVEVSEKHAGFMVNVADGTAKDYEDLIQSVIEKVKEHSGVTLEREVRILGEKE, from the coding sequence ATGACATTAGTAACTAAAATACAAGAACAATTAGAAGGAATTGATATTCGTTTTAAGGAACCATTGAAGCTCTATACCTACACTAAGGTAGGGGGACGAGCGGATTATCTGGTTTTGCCACGGAATCGCTATGAGATGGCGCGTGTCGTTCAATTTGCCAATCAAGAGAATATTCCTTGGATGGTGCTAGGGAATGCCAGCAATATCATCGTTCGTGAAGGTGGAATCCGTGGTTTTGTCATCTTATGCGATAAGCTAAATAACGTTTCAGTTGATGGTTACACTATTGAAGCAGAAGCGGGTGCTAATTTGATTGAGACAACACGCATTGCTCTCCGTCATAGTTTGACTGGTTTTGAGTTTGCTTGTGGCATTCCCGGAAGCGTCGGCGGTGCGGTCTTTATGAATGCGGGTGCCTATGGAGGAGAGATTGCCCATATCTTGCAGTCTTGTCAAATTTTGACCAAGGAAGGGGAAATCGAGACCTTATCTGCCAAGGAATTGGCTTTTGGTTACCGCCATTCAGCTGTTCAAGATTCTGGAGCTGTTGTTTTGTCAGCTAAATTTGCCCTATCTCCAGGAAATCACCAGGTTATCAAGCAGGAAATGGATCGCTTGACTCACCTTCGTGAACTCAAACAACCTCTAGAGTACCCATCTTGCGGTTCAGTCTTTAAGCGTCCAGTGGGGCATTTTGCAGGTCAATTAATTTCAGAGGCTGGTTTGAAAGGCTATCGTATCGGTGGTGTTGAAGTATCTGAAAAGCACGCTGGTTTCATGGTCAATGTTGCTGACGGTACAGCTAAAGACTACGAGGACTTGATCCAATCTGTTATTGAAAAAGTCAAGGAACACTCAGGTGTCACCCTTGAGAGGGAAGTCCGAATCTTGGGTGAGAAAGAGTAA
- a CDS encoding ABC transporter ATP-binding protein, giving the protein MKKPIIEFKNVSKVFEDSNTKVLKDINFELEEGKFYTLLGASGSGKSTILNIIAGLLDATTGDILLDGVRINDIPTNKRDVHTVFQSYALFPHMNVFENVAFPLRLRKIDKKEIEQRVAEVLKMVQLEGYEKRSIRKLSGGQRQRVAIARAIINQPRVVLLDEPLSALDLKLRTDMQYELRELQQRLGITFVFVTHDQEEALAMSDWIFVMNDGEIVQSGTPVDIYDEPINHFVATFIGESNILPGTMIEDYLVEFNGKRFEAVDGGMKPNEPVEVVIRPEDLRITLPEEGKLQVKVDTQLFRGVHYEIIAYDELGNEWMIHSTRKAIVGEEIGLDFEPEDIHIMRLNETEEEFDARIEEYVEIEEQEAGLINAIEEERDEENNL; this is encoded by the coding sequence TTGAAAAAACCAATTATTGAATTCAAAAACGTCTCTAAAGTTTTTGAAGACAGCAACACCAAGGTTCTCAAAGACATTAACTTTGAGTTGGAAGAGGGAAAGTTCTATACCTTACTAGGCGCATCTGGTTCAGGAAAATCAACCATCTTGAACATCATTGCAGGTTTACTGGATGCGACGACAGGAGATATTTTGCTGGATGGGGTACGGATCAATGATATCCCGACCAACAAGCGAGACGTCCATACGGTTTTCCAATCCTATGCCTTGTTTCCACATATGAATGTGTTTGAAAATGTTGCCTTTCCCCTCCGCTTGCGTAAGATCGACAAGAAAGAAATCGAACAACGCGTAGCGGAAGTTCTCAAGATGGTTCAGTTGGAAGGTTATGAGAAACGTTCTATCCGTAAACTTTCTGGAGGACAACGTCAGCGTGTGGCCATTGCCCGTGCCATTATCAACCAACCCCGTGTGGTCTTGCTGGATGAGCCCTTGTCAGCGCTGGACTTGAAATTGCGAACAGACATGCAGTACGAACTGCGTGAACTGCAACAACGATTGGGAATTACCTTTGTCTTTGTCACTCACGATCAGGAAGAAGCCCTTGCTATGAGTGACTGGATTTTCGTTATGAACGATGGCGAGATTGTTCAGTCTGGAACACCAGTGGACATCTACGATGAGCCAATCAACCACTTTGTTGCCACCTTTATCGGTGAGTCAAATATCTTGCCTGGTACTATGATTGAGGACTACTTGGTTGAGTTTAACGGCAAACGCTTTGAAGCGGTCGATGGGGGGATGAAGCCAAATGAGCCAGTTGAGGTTGTCATTCGTCCAGAGGACTTGCGCATTACCCTTCCTGAAGAAGGCAAGCTCCAAGTCAAGGTTGATACCCAGCTCTTCCGTGGGGTTCACTATGAGATCATCGCCTATGACGAACTCGGAAATGAATGGATGATCCACTCGACTCGTAAGGCCATTGTGGGTGAGGAAATCGGTCTGGACTTTGAACCAGAAGATATCCACATCATGCGTCTCAACGAAACCGAAGAAGAATTCGATGCTCGTATCGAGGAGTACGTAGAAATCGAAGAGCAAGAAGCAGGTCTGATTAACGCGATCGAGGAGGAAAGAGATGAAGAAAACAACCTCTAA
- a CDS encoding ABC transporter permease has protein sequence MKKTTSKLFVVPYMLWIALFVLAPLVLIFGQSFFNIEGQFSLENYKSYFASQNLTYLKMSFNSVLYAGIVTMVTLLISYPTALFLTRLKHRQLWLMLIILPTWINLLLKAYAFIGIFGQNGSINQFLEFIGIGSQQLLFTDFSFIFVASYIELPFMILPIFNVLDDMDNNLINASYDLGATKWETFRHVIFPLSMNGVRSGVQSVFIPSLSLFMLTRLIGGNRVITLGTAIEQNFLTNDNYGMGSTIGVILILTMFITMWVTKERRER, from the coding sequence ATGAAGAAAACAACCTCTAAACTCTTTGTAGTGCCCTACATGCTTTGGATTGCCCTCTTTGTTCTCGCACCCTTGGTCTTGATTTTTGGACAATCCTTTTTCAACATTGAAGGGCAGTTTAGTTTAGAAAACTACAAATCCTACTTTGCGTCACAAAACTTGACCTATCTTAAAATGAGCTTCAACTCAGTGCTCTATGCAGGGATTGTGACCATGGTAACGCTACTCATCAGTTATCCAACAGCCCTCTTTTTGACCCGTCTCAAGCACCGTCAACTCTGGCTCATGCTGATTATCTTGCCAACCTGGATCAATCTGCTCCTTAAGGCCTATGCCTTTATCGGGATTTTTGGTCAAAATGGCTCTATTAACCAATTTTTGGAATTTATCGGAATCGGTTCGCAGCAATTGCTCTTTACTGATTTCTCCTTTATCTTTGTCGCAAGCTACATCGAGCTTCCCTTTATGATTTTGCCGATTTTCAATGTCTTGGATGATATGGATAACAATCTCATCAATGCCAGCTACGACCTCGGTGCGACCAAGTGGGAAACCTTCCGCCATGTCATCTTCCCTCTATCGATGAATGGAGTGAGAAGTGGGGTCCAATCAGTCTTTATCCCAAGTTTGAGTCTCTTCATGCTGACACGTTTGATTGGTGGGAACCGTGTTATCACGCTGGGAACGGCTATTGAGCAGAACTTCCTGACCAATGACAACTACGGTATGGGTTCTACCATTGGTGTGATCCTCATCCTGACCATGTTCATCACCATGTGGGTGACCAAGGAAAGGAGAGAACGATGA
- a CDS encoding ABC transporter permease, whose amino-acid sequence MKKFANLYLAFVFIILYLPIFYLIGYAFNAGDDMNSFTGFSLSHFKTMFGDGRLMLILIQTFFLAFLSALIATIIGTFGAIYIYQSRKKYQEAFLSLNNILMVAPDVMIGASFLILFTQLKFSLGFLTVLSSHVAFSIPIVVLMVLPRLKEMNDDMIHAAYDLGASQFQMFKEIMLPYLTPSIIAGYFMAFTYSLDDFAVTFFVTGNGFSTLSVEIYSRARKGISLEINALSALVFLFSIILVVGYYFISREKEEQA is encoded by the coding sequence ATGAAAAAATTTGCCAATCTTTACCTAGCCTTTGTCTTTATCATCCTTTATTTGCCAATTTTTTACTTGATTGGCTATGCATTTAATGCTGGCGATGATATGAACAGTTTTACTGGTTTTAGCTTGAGCCATTTTAAGACCATGTTTGGTGATGGCCGTCTCATGTTAATCCTAATCCAAACCTTTTTCTTGGCCTTTCTATCAGCCTTGATAGCGACCATTATTGGGACTTTCGGTGCCATCTATATCTATCAGTCTCGTAAGAAATACCAAGAAGCCTTTTTATCACTCAATAATATCCTCATGGTTGCACCTGACGTTATGATTGGTGCCAGCTTCTTGATTCTCTTTACCCAGCTTAAGTTTTCACTTGGCTTTTTGACGGTTCTATCTAGTCACGTGGCCTTTTCCATCCCTATCGTGGTCTTGATGGTCTTACCTCGTCTAAAGGAGATGAATGATGACATGATTCATGCGGCTTATGACCTTGGAGCTAGTCAATTTCAGATGTTTAAAGAAATCATGCTTCCTTACCTGACTCCGTCTATCATTGCAGGTTATTTCATGGCCTTCACCTATTCGCTAGATGACTTTGCCGTGACCTTCTTTGTCACAGGAAATGGCTTTTCAACCCTCTCAGTCGAGATTTACTCTCGTGCTCGTAAGGGGATTTCCCTAGAAATCAATGCCCTCTCTGCACTTGTCTTTCTCTTTAGTATTATCCTAGTTGTTGGCTATTACTTTATCTCACGTGAGAAGGAGGAGCAAGCATGA
- a CDS encoding ABC transporter substrate-binding protein — protein MKKLYSFLAGIVAIILVLWGIATHLDSKINSRDSQKLVIYNWGDYIDPELLEQFTEETGIQVQYETFDSNEAMYTKIKQGGTTYDIAIPSEYMINKMKDEDLLVPLDYSKIEGIENIGPEFLNQSFDPGNKFSIPYFWGTLGIVYNETMIDEAPEHWDDLWKPEYKDSIMLFDGAREVLGLGLNSLGYSLNSKDPQQLEETVDKLYKLTPNIKAIVADEMKGYMIQSNAAIGVTFSGEASQMLEKNPNLKYVVPTEASNLWFDNIVIPKTVKNQDAAYAFINFMLKPENALKNAEYVGYATPNNTAKELLPEETKEDKSFYPDADTMKNLEVYEKFDHKWTGKYSDLFLQFKMYRK, from the coding sequence ATGAAAAAACTCTATTCATTTTTAGCAGGAATTGTAGCGATTATCCTTGTCTTGTGGGGGATTGCGACTCATCTAGACAGTAAAATCAATAGCCGAGACAGTCAGAAATTGGTTATTTACAACTGGGGTGACTACATCGATCCAGAACTATTGGAGCAATTTACAGAAGAAACAGGAATCCAAGTTCAGTATGAGACCTTTGATTCTAACGAAGCCATGTATACCAAGATCAAGCAGGGTGGAACGACCTATGATATTGCCATTCCTAGTGAGTACATGATCAACAAGATGAAGGACGAAGACCTCTTGGTTCCGCTTGATTATTCAAAAATTGAAGGAATCGAAAATATCGGACCAGAGTTCCTCAACCAGTCTTTTGATCCGGGCAATAAATTCTCCATTCCTTATTTTTGGGGAACCTTGGGAATTGTTTATAATGAAACCATGATAGATGAGGCGCCCGAGCATTGGGATGACCTCTGGAAACCAGAATACAAGGATTCCATTATGCTCTTTGATGGGGCGCGTGAGGTGCTGGGACTCGGGCTTAACTCACTTGGTTACAGTCTCAACTCCAAGGATCCTCAGCAGTTGGAAGAGACAGTGGATAAGCTCTACAAATTGACTCCAAATATCAAGGCCATTGTGGCGGATGAGATGAAGGGTTACATGATCCAGAGCAATGCGGCTATTGGTGTGACCTTCTCAGGAGAAGCCAGTCAGATGTTAGAGAAAAATCCTAATCTCAAGTATGTCGTTCCGACTGAGGCCAGCAATCTCTGGTTTGATAACATAGTCATTCCAAAAACCGTGAAAAACCAAGATGCAGCCTATGCCTTCATCAACTTTATGCTAAAACCCGAAAATGCTCTTAAAAATGCGGAATATGTCGGCTATGCAACACCAAATAACACAGCCAAGGAATTGCTCCCAGAGGAGACCAAAGAAGACAAGTCCTTCTATCCAGACGCTGATACCATGAAAAACCTAGAAGTTTATGAGAAGTTTGACCATAAATGGACAGGCAAATATAGCGACCTCTTCCTACAGTTTAAAATGTACCGGAAGTAG
- a CDS encoding LURP-one-related/scramblase family protein, protein MKTFLVKQKFRLGGERFDIKDDRGVVNYQVEGSFFQIPKTFTIYDAYGEQVSEISKEFFTLLPHFNIQLRNGSNFVIRKKLTFFRDKYEFDHLGLRIEGNIWDLNFKLLDDRDQVIAEIRKEIFHLTSTYTVTVYENSYADLVISLCVAIDYVEMLESQSN, encoded by the coding sequence ATGAAGACATTTCTCGTGAAACAAAAGTTTCGTCTTGGAGGCGAACGCTTCGATATCAAGGATGATAGAGGAGTGGTAAACTATCAGGTGGAGGGATCTTTCTTCCAAATTCCTAAGACCTTTACCATCTATGACGCCTATGGTGAGCAAGTCAGTGAGATTAGTAAAGAATTTTTCACCTTGCTTCCTCACTTTAATATCCAGTTACGAAACGGTTCCAATTTCGTTATTCGTAAGAAGTTGACCTTCTTTCGAGATAAGTATGAGTTTGATCATCTAGGACTTCGCATCGAGGGCAATATCTGGGATTTGAATTTCAAATTGCTGGATGATCGTGACCAAGTGATTGCCGAGATTCGGAAAGAGATTTTCCATTTAACCTCGACTTACACCGTAACCGTCTATGAAAACTCTTATGCAGACCTGGTCATTTCCCTCTGTGTCGCGATTGACTATGTGGAGATGCTGGAAAGCCAATCAAATTAA
- the alaS gene encoding alanine--tRNA ligase, with protein MKQLSSAQVRQMWLDFWASKGHSVEPSVSLVPVNDPTLLWINSGVATLKKYFDGTIKPENPRITNAQKAIRTNDIENVGKTARHHTMFEMLGNFSIGDYFRDEAITWAYELLTSSEWFDFPAEKLYMTYYPDDKDSYNRWIAVGVDPSHLIPIEDNFWEIGAGPSGPDTEIFFDRGEEFDPENIGLRLLAEDIENDRYIEIWNIVLSQFNADPAVPRSEYKELPHKNIDTGAGLERLVAVIQGAKTNFETDLFMPIIREVEKLSGKVYDQGGDNMSFKVIADHIRSLSFAIGDGALPGNEGRGYVLRRLLRRASMHGQKLGINEPFLYKLVPTVGKIMESYYPEVLEKRDFIEKIIKSEEESFARTLHSGQHFAETIVADLKAKGQSVIAGSDVFKLYDTYGFPVELTEEIAEEAGMTVDREGFEAAMKEQQERARASAVKGGSMGMQNETLQNITVESVFNYNASQLPSKLVAIVADNAEVEAVSEGTASLIFAETPFYAEMGGQVADHGQILDAVGNLVATVIDVQKAPNGQALHTVEVLAPLALNQEYTLAIDTNRRHRVMKNHTATHLLHAALHNILGNHATQAGSLNEVEFLRFDFTHFQAVTPEELRAIEQQVNEKIWEAIAVETVETDIDTAKEMGAMALFGEKYGKEVRVVTIGDYSVELCGGTHVGNTSEIGLFKIVKEEGIGSGTRRILAVTGKEAFEAYREQEDALKAVAATLKATQLKEVPHKVEGLQEQLRQLQKENAELKEKAAAAAAGDVFKNVQEANGHRYIASQVSVSDAGALRTFADKWKQKDYSDVLVLVAAIGDKVNILVASKTKDVHAGNLVKELAPIVDGRGGGKPDMAMAGGSDQAKIQELLDAVAGKL; from the coding sequence ATGAAACAACTATCTAGTGCTCAAGTTCGCCAAATGTGGCTAGATTTCTGGGCAAGCAAAGGCCACTCTGTAGAACCATCAGTCAGCTTGGTTCCTGTAAACGACCCAACTCTTTTGTGGATCAACTCTGGGGTAGCAACCCTTAAGAAATATTTTGACGGGACTATCAAACCTGAAAATCCACGTATCACCAATGCGCAAAAAGCTATCCGTACCAACGACATCGAAAATGTCGGAAAAACGGCTCGCCACCATACAATGTTTGAAATGTTGGGGAACTTCTCTATTGGGGATTACTTCCGTGATGAAGCTATCACCTGGGCTTATGAACTCTTGACAAGCTCAGAATGGTTTGATTTTCCAGCTGAAAAACTCTACATGACCTATTACCCTGATGACAAAGATTCATACAATCGTTGGATTGCTGTTGGTGTAGATCCAAGTCACTTGATCCCAATCGAGGACAACTTCTGGGAAATTGGTGCTGGACCTTCTGGACCAGATACAGAGATCTTCTTTGACCGTGGAGAAGAATTTGACCCAGAAAACATCGGTCTTCGTCTCCTTGCAGAAGATATCGAAAACGACCGTTACATCGAAATCTGGAACATCGTTTTGTCACAATTTAACGCTGATCCAGCTGTACCTCGTAGTGAGTACAAGGAATTGCCACACAAGAATATTGATACGGGCGCTGGTTTGGAGCGTTTGGTGGCAGTTATCCAAGGGGCTAAGACCAACTTTGAAACTGACCTCTTCATGCCGATTATCCGTGAAGTTGAGAAATTATCTGGTAAGGTTTATGACCAAGGCGGCGACAACATGAGCTTCAAGGTCATCGCTGACCACATTCGTTCTCTTTCATTTGCCATTGGTGATGGTGCCCTTCCAGGAAATGAAGGTCGTGGTTATGTTCTTCGTCGTTTGCTCCGTCGTGCTTCTATGCACGGTCAAAAATTGGGTATCAACGAGCCTTTCCTATACAAACTCGTTCCAACTGTTGGAAAAATCATGGAAAGCTACTACCCAGAAGTGCTTGAAAAACGTGACTTTATCGAAAAAATCATCAAGAGCGAAGAAGAGTCATTTGCTCGTACCCTTCACTCAGGTCAACACTTTGCAGAAACCATTGTAGCTGACTTGAAAGCGAAAGGACAAAGCGTTATCGCTGGTTCAGATGTCTTCAAACTCTACGACACATATGGATTCCCAGTTGAATTGACAGAAGAAATCGCTGAAGAAGCTGGTATGACTGTAGACCGTGAAGGTTTTGAAGCAGCCATGAAAGAGCAGCAAGAACGTGCGCGTGCGTCAGCTGTCAAAGGCGGCTCAATGGGAATGCAAAATGAAACCCTCCAAAACATTACAGTGGAAAGTGTCTTCAACTACAATGCTAGTCAATTGCCTTCTAAGTTGGTGGCTATCGTAGCGGACAATGCAGAAGTTGAAGCTGTTTCAGAAGGAACTGCCTCTCTCATCTTTGCAGAGACTCCATTCTACGCTGAAATGGGTGGACAAGTAGCTGACCACGGTCAAATCTTGGATGCTGTAGGGAACCTTGTGGCTACAGTGATAGATGTTCAAAAAGCGCCAAACGGACAAGCTCTTCACACGGTTGAAGTTCTTGCACCGCTTGCTTTGAACCAAGAATACACCTTGGCCATCGATACCAATCGTCGTCACCGTGTCATGAAAAACCATACAGCAACTCACTTGCTCCATGCAGCCCTTCACAATATCCTTGGAAACCATGCGACACAAGCAGGATCCCTTAACGAAGTCGAATTCCTTCGCTTTGACTTCACACACTTCCAAGCAGTAACTCCTGAAGAATTGCGTGCCATTGAACAACAGGTCAATGAGAAAATCTGGGAAGCAATTGCAGTAGAAACTGTTGAGACAGATATTGACACTGCTAAAGAAATGGGTGCTATGGCCCTCTTTGGTGAGAAATACGGTAAAGAAGTTCGTGTTGTGACTATCGGTGATTACTCTGTTGAGCTTTGTGGTGGTACCCACGTTGGCAATACTTCTGAAATTGGCCTCTTCAAGATTGTCAAAGAAGAAGGGATTGGATCAGGAACTCGCCGTATCTTGGCAGTGACTGGTAAGGAAGCCTTTGAAGCCTACCGCGAACAAGAAGATGCTCTGAAAGCCGTCGCAGCAACTTTGAAAGCAACTCAACTCAAGGAGGTTCCTCACAAGGTTGAAGGTCTTCAAGAACAACTCCGTCAATTGCAAAAAGAAAATGCAGAGTTGAAAGAAAAAGCAGCAGCTGCAGCTGCAGGTGATGTCTTCAAGAATGTTCAAGAAGCAAACGGCCACCGTTACATTGCAAGCCAAGTTTCTGTATCAGATGCAGGTGCCCTTCGTACCTTTGCGGACAAATGGAAACAAAAAGACTACTCTGATGTGCTTGTCCTAGTTGCCGCTATCGGTGACAAGGTCAACATCCTTGTTGCAAGCAAGACAAAAGATGTGCATGCAGGAAACCTTGTCAAAGAATTGGCTCCAATCGTTGATGGACGTGGTGGTGGTAAACCAGACATGGCCATGGCAGGAGGAAGCGACCAAGCCAAGATCCAAGAACTCTTGGATGCAGTAGCTGGTAAATTATAA